In a single window of the Orcinus orca chromosome 9, mOrcOrc1.1, whole genome shotgun sequence genome:
- the TBRG4 gene encoding FAST kinase domain-containing protein 4 isoform X2 — protein MAARLVKRCTCFLREATRLAPAVSPVGQLRLARRAQKPLTSSATSSSSRLPGPLSELVEKEQVFTPYPERREVDQLIEKATRPEELLELLGGGHCLHENHAALTLIQLSRLLSEKPKDKALLIQDARFRQLLHLVNSQITAVWHGTLVKLLRSLYALGLPPTSKELRSVEQEVRWRMRRLKYKHLAFLAESSANYMQEQDSQDLLAELLVQLERRWAEIDDSRMLVAMMMKTGHLSESLMTRLEDKCLELVEHFGPEELRKVLVTLAAQNRRSVPLLRAISYHLVQKPFPLTKGILLDLAYAYGKLGFHQTQVFQRLAADLLPHTPSLTSSEVARCTKSFAFLKWLNLPLFEAFAQHVLDRARSITLPHLYNMLLAFARVNFRPEREDPFFSLVHEKLGSELAGLEPALQVDVVWALCVLQQVLEAELQAVLHPEFHAQFLGERWGVFLPLLSDGKPPVHPPPHPKYRPSLEPGGRLGASGLHSPSGRPGKPGLTQHLLLLCPLLVGDRQTLFPLLLAQSPG, from the exons ATGGCTGCTCGGCTGGTGAAGCGATGCACGTGCTTCCTGAGGGAAGCCACCCGTCTGGCCCCTGCCGTGTCCCCGGTTGGCCAACTGAGACTCGCCCGGAGAGCCCAGAAGCCTCTGACGTCCTCGGCTACCTCATCCAGCTCCCGCCTCCCAGGTCCTTTATCAGAGCTTGTGGAGAAGGAACAGGTGTTTACTCCCTACCCTGAGCGCCGGGAGGTGGACCAGCTCATCGAGAAGGCCACCAGGCCAGAGGAGCTCCTGGAGCTTCTGGGTGGCGGACACTGTCTGCACGAGAACCACGCCGCCCTCACGCTCATCCAGCTCTCTCGCCTGCTGTCTGAGAAGCCGAAAGACAAAGCCTTGCTCATACAGGATGCCCGCTTTCGGCAACTTCTCCATCTTGTCAACAGCCAG ATCACTGCAGTCTGGCATGGGACCCTCGTGAAGCTGCTCCGGAGCCTCTATGCACTGggccttccccccacctccaagGAGCTGCGGTCGGTGGAGCAGGAGGTCCGCTGGCGCATGCGCAGGCTGAAGTACAAGCACCTGGCCTTCCTGGCCGAGTCCAGCGCCAACTACATGCAGGAGCAGGACTCCCAGGATCTGCTGGCCGAGCTGCTGGTGCAGCTGGAGCGGCGCTGGGCAGAAATCGATGACAGCCGCATGCTGGTGGCCATGATGATGAAGACGGGGCACCTCTCCGAGTCTCTGATGACCCGCCTGGAGGACAAG TGCCTGGAGCTGGTGGAGCATTTTGGCCCCGAGGAGCTGCGGAAGGTGCTGGTGACATTGGCAGCTCAGAACCGGCGGTCGGTGCCCTTGCTGCGGGCCATCTCGTACCACCTGGTCCAGAAGCCCTTCCCCCTGACGAAAGGCATCCTCCTGGACCTGGCCTACGCCTATG GCAAACTCGGCTTCCACCAGACGCAGGTGTTCCAGCGCTTGGCTGCAGACTTGTTGCCCCACACTCCTAGCCTGACGTCCAGCGAGGTGGCCCGCTGCACCAAGTCCTTTGCCTTCCTTAAGTGGCTCAATCTGCCCCTGTTTGAGGCCTTTGcccag CACGTCCTGGACAGAGCCCGGAGCATCACTCTGCCACACCTGTACAACATGCTCCTGGCTTTCGCCCGTGTGAACTTCCGCCCAGAACGGGAGGATCCATTCTTCAGCCTG GTGCATGAGAAGCTGGGGTCAGAGCTGGCGGGCCTGGAGCCAGCCCTGCAGGTGGACGTGGTGTGGGCCCTGTGTGTGCTGCAGCAGGTGCTGGAGGCCGAGCTGCAGGCTGTGCTCCACCCTGAGTTTCACGCCCAGTTTCTAGGTGAGCGGTGGGGGGTATTCCTCCCTCTCCTGAGTGATGGCAAGCCCCCTGTGCATCCCCCGCCCCATCCCAAGTACCGCCCCAGCCTTGAGCCAGGAGGGCGCCTGGGAGCCTCAGGGCTCCACTCACCATCCGGGAGACCGGGCAAGCCCGGGCTCACCCAGCATCTGCTCCTTCTCTGTCCACTCCTAGTGGGTGACCGGCAGACCCTCTTCCCGCTGCTCCTGGCCCAGAGTCCAGGGTGA
- the TBRG4 gene encoding FAST kinase domain-containing protein 4 isoform X1: MAARLVKRCTCFLREATRLAPAVSPVGQLRLARRAQKPLTSSATSSSSRLPGPLSELVEKEQVFTPYPERREVDQLIEKATRPEELLELLGGGHCLHENHAALTLIQLSRLLSEKPKDKALLIQDARFRQLLHLVNSQITAVWHGTLVKLLRSLYALGLPPTSKELRSVEQEVRWRMRRLKYKHLAFLAESSANYMQEQDSQDLLAELLVQLERRWAEIDDSRMLVAMMMKTGHLSESLMTRLEDKCLELVEHFGPEELRKVLVTLAAQNRRSVPLLRAISYHLVQKPFPLTKGILLDLAYAYGKLGFHQTQVFQRLAADLLPHTPSLTSSEVARCTKSFAFLKWLNLPLFEAFAQHVLDRARSITLPHLYNMLLAFARVNFRPEREDPFFSLVHEKLGSELAGLEPALQVDVVWALCVLQQVLEAELQAVLHPEFHAQFLGVESPKDQSTFQKLLHINATAQLEHPEYTGPLLPASALVPRPSALDRKVTPLQKELQETLKGLLGSADKGSFMVATQYGWVLDAEVLLDTDSQLLPLRAFVAPHLALPSGSQPLPPGAKRLAFLRWEFPNFNSRSKDLLGRFVLARRHLLAAGFLLVDVPYYEWLELKSEWQKSAYLKDKMRKAVAEELAK, from the exons ATGGCTGCTCGGCTGGTGAAGCGATGCACGTGCTTCCTGAGGGAAGCCACCCGTCTGGCCCCTGCCGTGTCCCCGGTTGGCCAACTGAGACTCGCCCGGAGAGCCCAGAAGCCTCTGACGTCCTCGGCTACCTCATCCAGCTCCCGCCTCCCAGGTCCTTTATCAGAGCTTGTGGAGAAGGAACAGGTGTTTACTCCCTACCCTGAGCGCCGGGAGGTGGACCAGCTCATCGAGAAGGCCACCAGGCCAGAGGAGCTCCTGGAGCTTCTGGGTGGCGGACACTGTCTGCACGAGAACCACGCCGCCCTCACGCTCATCCAGCTCTCTCGCCTGCTGTCTGAGAAGCCGAAAGACAAAGCCTTGCTCATACAGGATGCCCGCTTTCGGCAACTTCTCCATCTTGTCAACAGCCAG ATCACTGCAGTCTGGCATGGGACCCTCGTGAAGCTGCTCCGGAGCCTCTATGCACTGggccttccccccacctccaagGAGCTGCGGTCGGTGGAGCAGGAGGTCCGCTGGCGCATGCGCAGGCTGAAGTACAAGCACCTGGCCTTCCTGGCCGAGTCCAGCGCCAACTACATGCAGGAGCAGGACTCCCAGGATCTGCTGGCCGAGCTGCTGGTGCAGCTGGAGCGGCGCTGGGCAGAAATCGATGACAGCCGCATGCTGGTGGCCATGATGATGAAGACGGGGCACCTCTCCGAGTCTCTGATGACCCGCCTGGAGGACAAG TGCCTGGAGCTGGTGGAGCATTTTGGCCCCGAGGAGCTGCGGAAGGTGCTGGTGACATTGGCAGCTCAGAACCGGCGGTCGGTGCCCTTGCTGCGGGCCATCTCGTACCACCTGGTCCAGAAGCCCTTCCCCCTGACGAAAGGCATCCTCCTGGACCTGGCCTACGCCTATG GCAAACTCGGCTTCCACCAGACGCAGGTGTTCCAGCGCTTGGCTGCAGACTTGTTGCCCCACACTCCTAGCCTGACGTCCAGCGAGGTGGCCCGCTGCACCAAGTCCTTTGCCTTCCTTAAGTGGCTCAATCTGCCCCTGTTTGAGGCCTTTGcccag CACGTCCTGGACAGAGCCCGGAGCATCACTCTGCCACACCTGTACAACATGCTCCTGGCTTTCGCCCGTGTGAACTTCCGCCCAGAACGGGAGGATCCATTCTTCAGCCTG GTGCATGAGAAGCTGGGGTCAGAGCTGGCGGGCCTGGAGCCAGCCCTGCAGGTGGACGTGGTGTGGGCCCTGTGTGTGCTGCAGCAGGTGCTGGAGGCCGAGCTGCAGGCTGTGCTCCACCCTGAGTTTCACGCCCAGTTTCTAG GTGTCGAGTCACCAAAGGATCAAAGCACCTTCCAGAAGCTGCTCCATATCAATGCCACTGCCCAGCTGGAGCACCCCGAGTACACGGGCCCCCTTTTGCCAGCCTCAGCCTTGGTCCCCAGGCCCTCGGCCCTTGACAGGAAGGTGACCCCCTTGCAGAAGGAACTGCAGGAGACGCTGAAGGGGCTGCTGGGGAGTGCCGACAAGGGCAGCTTCATGGTGGCCACGCAGTATGGCTGGGTTCTGG ATGCTGAGGTGCTGCTGGACACCGACAGCCAGCTCCTGCCCCTGAGGGCCTTTGTGGCCCCTCATCTCGCCCTGCCCTCTGGCAGCCAGCCACTACCCCCGGGGGCCAAGAG GCTGGCCTTCCTGCGCTGGGAGTTCCCCAACTTCAACAGCAGGAGCAAAGACTTACTGGGGCGCTTCGTGCTGGCCCGGCGCCACCTGCTGGCCGCTGGCTTCCTGCTGGTCGAT GTCCCATACTATGAGTGGCTGGAACTTAAGTCTGAATGGCAGAAGAGCGCCTACCTCAAGGACAAGATGCGCAAAGCAGTGGCAGAGGAGCTGGCCAAGTAA